A genomic stretch from Lathyrus oleraceus cultivar Zhongwan6 chromosome 2, CAAS_Psat_ZW6_1.0, whole genome shotgun sequence includes:
- the LOC127119664 gene encoding uncharacterized protein LOC127119664, producing MDVDSQPTMEETILVGDDLMMGPPSPIVPPEIASHVLQGVDLCDGILRNLFLCLQINDIEPFCQDEIALYKQCAERRDKEIRNRLQDSEFKLGSSLPLDAAKERTTQLEGEVTSLERRSILASGVEGIEGFRQRWSLHGRLTDSKKRLEFLKRGIVGRKA from the exons ATGGATG TTGATTCACAGCCAACTATGGAGGAAACTATTTTGGTTGGTGATGATCTAATGATGGGTCCTCCATCACCAATAGTACCGCCGGAAATAGCTTCGCATGTGCTCCAAGGTGTTGATCTATGTGATGGGATTCTGAGGAATCTATTTTTGT GCTTGCAAATCAATGACATTGAACCATTCTGTCAAGACGAGATTGCTCTATATAAACAATGTGCTGAAAGAAGG GATAAGGAGATAAGAAATCGGCTTCAAGATAGTGAATTCAAATTGGGTTCATCATTGCCTTTAGATGCAGCGAAGGAGAGGACTACTCAGCTTGAGGGAGAAGTTACATCATTGGAGAG GCGCTCAATTCTTGCTAGTGGAGTTGAGGGCATTGAAGGTTTCCGCCAAAGATGGAGCTTGCATGGCCGCCTTACGGATTCTAA AAAAAGGTTGGAATTTTTAAAGCGGGGCATAGTTGGAAGAAAAGCATGA